One Natrinema longum genomic window carries:
- a CDS encoding DUF5813 family protein yields MTDFPAPVARELESHDAFVRSDAGYDLTTTVFETTITADDAEGKRDGRFRVTVVLPTLDAAVADEVVAPPVEDGWFETLERRLRDVFTVAHTSTHDEPVVERDGDDVQVTLEYTAWDAGEGVADAKALIEFVEGTFAQGIIPGYEYRGEAATLLENAQNRGQQAADGDTGTGGMPM; encoded by the coding sequence ATGACCGACTTTCCAGCTCCCGTCGCGCGCGAACTCGAGTCTCACGACGCGTTCGTCCGGAGCGACGCGGGCTACGACCTCACGACGACCGTCTTCGAGACGACGATCACGGCCGACGACGCCGAGGGGAAACGCGACGGCCGGTTTCGCGTCACGGTCGTCCTCCCGACGCTCGACGCCGCCGTGGCCGACGAAGTCGTCGCACCGCCCGTCGAGGACGGCTGGTTCGAGACCCTCGAACGCCGCCTCCGAGACGTCTTCACCGTCGCCCACACGAGCACGCACGACGAACCGGTCGTCGAACGCGACGGCGACGACGTCCAGGTCACTCTCGAGTACACCGCCTGGGACGCCGGCGAGGGCGTCGCCGACGCCAAGGCCCTGATCGAGTTCGTCGAGGGGACCTTCGCACAGGGGATCATCCCCGGCTACGAGTATCGCGGCGAGGCGGCGACGCTGCTCGAGAACGCCCAGAACCGAGGGCAGCAGGCCGCGGACGGTGATACAGGTACTGGCGGAATGCCGATGTGA
- the cofG gene encoding 7,8-didemethyl-8-hydroxy-5-deazariboflavin synthase subunit CofG, with protein sequence MFPGASEYGVDIAVDDGAVDELLQVSPNDVESPSALTFSRNVFVPLTTACRYTCTYCTYFDPPGDASLLSLEEVREICRRGADAGCTEALFTFGDDPDDRYTEIHDQLAAWGYDSIHSYLRAACEVALEEGLLPHANPGDQTREQMATVADVNASMGVMLETTAEVGAHAGPRRKVPGQRLRTLKNAGELDVAFTTGILVGIGEDWRDRAESLLAIRELHERYDHIQEVIVQPVVDNERWSEGSPDLATMRQVTAMARVALPEEVSVQVPPNLAPATELIDCGVDDLGGVSPVTDDHINPEYEWPALRELEEIAASAELPLGERLPVYERFLSPDLRTDGFDGRVADGADGGDREWISATIRDALSADDPAGERYRSVLGRETATGSR encoded by the coding sequence ATGTTTCCCGGGGCGAGCGAGTACGGTGTCGACATCGCCGTCGACGATGGAGCCGTCGACGAGCTCTTGCAGGTCAGCCCGAACGACGTCGAGTCGCCGTCGGCGTTGACGTTCTCACGGAACGTCTTCGTTCCGCTCACCACGGCCTGTCGGTACACCTGTACCTACTGTACGTACTTCGACCCGCCGGGAGATGCCTCCCTCCTCTCGCTCGAGGAGGTCCGCGAGATCTGCCGGCGCGGGGCCGACGCGGGCTGTACGGAGGCGTTGTTCACCTTCGGCGACGATCCGGACGACCGCTACACCGAGATCCACGACCAGCTCGCGGCGTGGGGCTACGACTCGATTCACAGCTACCTGCGCGCGGCCTGCGAGGTCGCGCTCGAGGAGGGGCTGCTCCCCCATGCGAACCCGGGCGACCAGACCCGCGAGCAGATGGCGACCGTCGCGGATGTCAACGCCAGCATGGGCGTGATGCTCGAGACGACCGCCGAAGTCGGGGCCCACGCCGGGCCGCGGCGCAAGGTGCCAGGACAGCGACTGCGGACCCTGAAAAACGCGGGCGAACTCGACGTGGCCTTTACCACGGGGATCCTCGTCGGCATCGGCGAGGACTGGCGCGATCGCGCGGAAAGCCTGCTGGCGATCCGCGAACTCCACGAGCGCTACGACCACATCCAGGAGGTGATCGTCCAGCCGGTCGTCGACAACGAGCGCTGGTCGGAGGGCTCGCCCGATCTCGCGACGATGCGGCAGGTGACCGCGATGGCCCGGGTGGCTCTCCCCGAAGAGGTGTCGGTGCAGGTCCCGCCGAACCTCGCCCCCGCGACGGAGTTGATCGACTGCGGCGTCGACGATCTGGGCGGCGTCTCGCCGGTCACCGACGACCACATCAACCCCGAGTACGAGTGGCCCGCGCTGCGCGAACTCGAGGAGATCGCCGCCTCCGCGGAGTTACCGCTCGGAGAGCGGCTCCCCGTCTACGAACGGTTCCTGTCGCCCGACCTGCGAACGGACGGGTTCGACGGGAGGGTCGCCGACGGTGCGGACGGCGGCGATCGCGAGTGGATCTCGGCGACGATCCGGGACGCGCTCTCGGCGGACGACCCGGCGGGCGAGCGCTATCGGTCGGTACTTGGGCGCGAGACGGCGACCGGGTCGCGGTGA
- a CDS encoding O-acetylhomoserine aminocarboxypropyltransferase/cysteine synthase family protein yields the protein MSDDPDSDGHRFATNSIHAGQEPDPTTGARAPPLYQTSSYEFDDTDHAAALFGLEETGNIYSRIMNPTNAMLEERIATLEGGVGALATASGMAAFDLATFILADVGDNIVSSSALYGGTYTYLTHTVSKRGIETKFVDTLDYEAYAEAIDDDTAFVHLETIGNPALVTPDIERIADIAHDHDVPLFVDNTFATPYLCRPLEHGADLVWNSTTKWIHGAGSTIGGILVDGGSFPWEDGDYPEITEPNPAYHGVNFRETFGDAAFSVVARTRGLRDLGNQQSPFDAWVTLQKLESLPLRMEKHCENAMAVAEYLEDHSKVSWVNYPGLESHETHDNAEEYLEGGYGGMITFGLEGGYDAAETVCNEVDLTSLLANVGDAKTLIIHPASTTHQQLTEEEKLAGGVTDDLVRLSVGIEDVDDVIADLDRAIEQV from the coding sequence ATGAGCGACGACCCCGATTCCGATGGGCACCGATTCGCGACGAACAGCATTCACGCCGGCCAGGAACCCGACCCGACGACGGGTGCCCGCGCACCGCCGCTGTACCAGACCAGCTCCTACGAGTTCGACGACACGGACCACGCCGCCGCCCTGTTCGGCCTCGAGGAGACGGGGAACATCTACTCGCGGATCATGAACCCGACGAACGCGATGCTCGAGGAACGCATCGCGACGCTCGAGGGAGGCGTCGGTGCCCTCGCGACCGCATCGGGGATGGCCGCCTTCGACCTCGCGACGTTCATCCTCGCGGACGTCGGCGACAACATCGTCTCCTCGTCGGCGCTGTATGGCGGGACCTACACCTATCTCACGCATACCGTCTCCAAGCGGGGGATCGAGACGAAGTTCGTCGATACGCTGGACTACGAGGCCTACGCCGAGGCCATCGACGACGACACCGCATTCGTCCACCTCGAGACGATCGGCAATCCCGCGCTTGTGACGCCGGATATCGAACGCATCGCCGATATCGCCCACGACCACGACGTGCCGCTGTTCGTCGACAACACCTTCGCGACGCCGTATCTGTGCCGGCCCCTCGAGCACGGCGCGGATCTGGTCTGGAACTCGACGACGAAGTGGATCCACGGTGCGGGCTCGACGATCGGCGGGATCCTCGTCGACGGCGGCTCGTTCCCGTGGGAAGACGGCGACTACCCCGAGATCACCGAGCCGAACCCGGCCTACCACGGCGTGAACTTCCGGGAAACGTTCGGCGACGCCGCCTTCTCGGTCGTCGCCCGTACCCGCGGCCTGCGGGATCTGGGCAACCAGCAGTCGCCCTTCGACGCCTGGGTCACGCTGCAGAAACTCGAGTCGCTGCCGCTGCGCATGGAGAAACACTGCGAGAACGCGATGGCCGTCGCGGAGTACCTCGAGGATCACTCGAAGGTTTCGTGGGTCAACTACCCCGGCCTCGAGAGTCACGAGACCCACGACAACGCCGAGGAGTACCTCGAAGGGGGGTACGGCGGCATGATCACGTTCGGACTCGAGGGCGGCTACGACGCCGCGGAGACGGTCTGTAACGAGGTCGATCTCACGAGCCTGCTCGCGAACGTCGGCGACGCGAAGACGCTGATCATCCACCCCGCGAGCACGACCCACCAGCAACTCACCGAAGAGGAGAAGTTGGCCGGCGGCGTGACCGACGACCTCGTGCGCCTCTCGGTGGGCATCGAAGACGTCGACGACGTGATCGCGGACCTCGATCGAGCGATCGAGCAGGTGTAG
- a CDS encoding tubulin/FtsZ family protein, with translation MKLAMIGFGQAGGKIVDRFLDYDDRTNSGIVRAAIAVNSAKADLIGLDNIPEENRVLIGQARVKGHGVGADNELGAEIAEEDIDEVQNAIDQIPTHEVDAFLIVAGMGGGTGSGGSPVLAKHLKRIYTIPVYGLGVLPGTDEGGIYTLNAARSFQTFVREVDNLLVFDNDSWRQTGESVEGGYDQINEEIVRRFGILFGAGEVGDGQEVAESVVDSSEIINTLSGGGVSTVGYASEEVELESGGGLLSRFTGEGGGSDDDLDAANTTNRITSLVRKAALGRLTLPCEIEGTERALLVLSGPSEYLNRKGIERGRKWLEEETGSMEVRGGDFPRQEPEVAAAILLSGVTNVPRIKRLQQVAIEAQDNIDDIQRESEENLEELVEDDEDELEPLF, from the coding sequence ATGAAGCTGGCGATGATCGGATTCGGACAGGCCGGTGGCAAAATCGTCGATCGGTTCCTCGATTACGACGATCGGACGAACAGCGGGATCGTCCGGGCAGCGATCGCTGTCAACTCCGCGAAAGCGGATCTCATCGGTCTCGACAACATTCCAGAGGAGAATCGGGTACTCATCGGCCAGGCCCGCGTCAAGGGCCATGGTGTCGGTGCTGACAACGAACTCGGGGCGGAAATCGCCGAGGAGGACATCGACGAGGTACAGAACGCCATCGACCAGATCCCGACCCACGAGGTCGACGCGTTCCTGATCGTCGCCGGCATGGGCGGTGGCACCGGGTCCGGTGGCTCGCCGGTCCTCGCGAAACATCTGAAACGGATCTATACGATCCCCGTCTACGGACTCGGCGTCCTGCCGGGGACGGACGAAGGCGGAATCTACACGCTCAACGCGGCGCGATCCTTCCAGACGTTCGTCCGCGAGGTCGACAACCTGCTCGTCTTCGACAACGACTCCTGGCGACAGACCGGCGAGTCCGTCGAGGGCGGCTACGACCAGATCAACGAGGAGATCGTCCGCCGCTTTGGCATTCTCTTCGGCGCTGGTGAGGTCGGTGACGGTCAGGAGGTCGCCGAAAGCGTCGTCGACTCCTCCGAGATCATCAATACGCTTTCCGGCGGTGGTGTCTCCACTGTCGGCTACGCATCGGAGGAAGTCGAGTTGGAGTCCGGCGGCGGGCTACTCTCCCGGTTTACCGGCGAAGGCGGCGGCTCCGACGACGACCTCGACGCCGCGAACACGACCAACCGCATCACGAGCCTCGTCCGCAAAGCCGCGCTCGGTCGGCTGACGCTTCCCTGCGAGATCGAAGGCACCGAACGCGCCTTGCTCGTCCTCTCCGGTCCCTCGGAGTATCTCAACCGGAAAGGGATCGAACGCGGCCGGAAGTGGCTCGAGGAGGAAACGGGCAGCATGGAAGTTCGCGGTGGCGACTTCCCGCGCCAGGAGCCCGAGGTGGCTGCAGCGATCTTGCTGTCGGGCGTGACGAACGTGCCACGAATCAAGCGCCTCCAGCAGGTCGCTATCGAAGCCCAGGACAACATCGACGACATCCAGCGGGAGAGCGAGGAGAACCTCGAGGAACTCGTCGAGGACGACGAAGACGAACTCGAGCCGCTGTTCTAA
- a CDS encoding DUF7522 family protein translates to MPTGLLTPEATEQIVATCRTAIGDSLRSITYFTRDDFEQVYLRDDLERDADLSTFIGHEWRGFKTTQTAYEGSELGEYDYTIRVFENGFLVRVTTDSEGVFVTTDGLTVKDFEEVATALDSFLSSREIS, encoded by the coding sequence ATGCCGACCGGATTACTCACGCCAGAGGCAACGGAGCAGATCGTCGCGACCTGCCGAACGGCCATCGGCGACAGCCTTCGTTCGATCACCTACTTCACGCGCGACGACTTCGAACAGGTCTACCTCCGGGACGACCTCGAGCGCGACGCCGACCTCTCGACGTTCATCGGTCACGAGTGGCGCGGGTTCAAAACGACCCAGACGGCGTACGAGGGGTCGGAACTCGGCGAGTACGACTACACGATTCGCGTCTTCGAGAACGGCTTCCTCGTCCGCGTCACCACCGACAGCGAGGGCGTCTTCGTCACGACCGACGGGCTGACGGTCAAGGACTTCGAAGAAGTCGCGACGGCACTCGATTCGTTCCTCAGCAGCCGCGAGATTTCGTAA
- a CDS encoding Lrp/AsnC family transcriptional regulator: protein MVTAFVMIKANTGEADRLRDSIESIDGVRSAHIVAGDVDLIAKAQVETPAAVKEIAATHIQSIEGIEDTQTYIAMD from the coding sequence ATGGTCACAGCATTCGTCATGATCAAGGCGAACACGGGCGAGGCGGATCGGCTCAGAGATAGCATCGAATCCATCGACGGCGTTCGATCGGCCCACATCGTCGCCGGCGACGTCGACCTCATCGCGAAAGCCCAGGTCGAGACGCCGGCCGCGGTCAAGGAAATCGCAGCCACCCACATCCAGTCCATCGAGGGCATCGAGGACACGCAGACGTACATCGCGATGGACTAG
- the cofC gene encoding 2-phospho-L-lactate guanylyltransferase has protein sequence MRVVVPFAAETPKTRLESVLTSAERSAVARAMLADVLCAVVGAGHEPMVVSTAPLDLETLELPGEVLASASVTLDERSLTDAVNARLPGGEGETATDGIDPVAVVMADLALATPDALEALLATSADVAIAPGRGGGTNALVVRHPGFAVDYHGTSYLDHREIAREVGATLETVDSFRLATDIDEPADLVEVLVHGREGARAPTCLREFGFEIDDRDGRVDVGRDGDHGAE, from the coding sequence ATGCGCGTCGTGGTCCCGTTCGCTGCCGAGACGCCGAAGACCCGTCTCGAGTCGGTACTCACGTCGGCCGAGCGCTCCGCCGTCGCCCGCGCCATGCTCGCGGACGTTCTCTGTGCGGTCGTCGGGGCGGGCCACGAGCCGATGGTGGTCTCGACTGCCCCCCTCGACCTCGAGACCCTCGAGCTTCCGGGCGAGGTTCTCGCGTCGGCATCGGTCACGCTGGACGAGCGGTCGCTGACGGACGCGGTCAACGCGCGACTGCCGGGTGGCGAGGGGGAGACCGCGACCGATGGCATCGACCCCGTCGCCGTCGTCATGGCCGATCTCGCGCTGGCGACCCCTGACGCGCTCGAGGCGTTGCTGGCGACGTCGGCCGACGTCGCGATCGCGCCGGGACGGGGCGGCGGGACGAACGCGCTCGTCGTCCGCCACCCCGGTTTTGCCGTCGATTACCACGGGACCTCCTATCTGGACCACCGCGAGATCGCTCGGGAGGTCGGTGCGACGCTCGAGACCGTCGACTCGTTCCGACTGGCGACCGACATCGACGAACCGGCGGATCTGGTCGAAGTGCTCGTCCACGGTCGCGAGGGTGCTCGTGCTCCGACCTGTCTCCGGGAGTTCGGGTTCGAAATCGACGATAGAGATGGACGGGTCGACGTCGGTCGCGACGGGGACCACGGAGCGGAGTGA
- a CDS encoding complex I NDUFA9 subunit family protein, whose product MNVLVAGGTGFIGTNLCAELVERGHQVTALSRSPADGRLPDGVESAIGDVSAYDSIAGIVGDHDAVVNLVSLSPLYRPPSGTSHEEVHLGGTENLVRAAEDGDVSRFLQLSALGADPNGTTAYVRAKGTAEAVVRDSSLEWTIVRPSVVFGDGGEFVEFTKTLTTPYLTGLPGGGKTRFQPIWVGDLVPMLAEALEDETHVGETYEIGGPQVTTLADVTELVYAAEGKDVTIVSIPMGVTKLGLSTVGSLPFVPFGPDQARSLEFDNTVADNDVTAFGRDQDELTTLGSYLGRGGRGSSETAAETAGDR is encoded by the coding sequence ATGAACGTCCTCGTCGCTGGCGGAACCGGTTTCATCGGTACGAATCTGTGTGCGGAACTGGTCGAGCGCGGCCACCAGGTGACGGCACTGTCCCGCTCTCCCGCCGACGGGAGGCTGCCCGACGGCGTCGAGTCGGCCATCGGGGACGTCAGCGCCTACGATTCGATCGCCGGAATCGTCGGGGACCACGACGCCGTCGTGAACCTCGTCTCGCTCTCGCCGCTCTATCGGCCACCCAGCGGGACGAGCCACGAAGAAGTCCACCTCGGCGGGACCGAGAACCTCGTCCGCGCCGCCGAGGACGGTGACGTCTCCCGGTTCCTCCAGCTGAGCGCGCTCGGAGCCGATCCGAACGGGACCACCGCCTACGTTCGCGCCAAGGGCACGGCGGAGGCGGTCGTCAGGGACTCGTCCCTGGAGTGGACGATCGTCCGTCCGTCGGTCGTCTTCGGCGACGGCGGCGAGTTCGTCGAGTTCACGAAGACGTTGACGACGCCGTACCTGACTGGATTGCCTGGGGGCGGCAAGACGCGTTTTCAACCGATCTGGGTCGGCGACCTCGTCCCGATGCTCGCGGAGGCCCTCGAGGACGAAACGCACGTTGGCGAAACGTACGAGATCGGTGGGCCACAGGTCACCACGCTCGCGGACGTCACGGAATTGGTCTACGCGGCCGAGGGGAAAGATGTCACGATCGTTTCGATTCCGATGGGAGTGACGAAACTCGGCCTCTCGACGGTCGGCTCGCTGCCGTTCGTCCCCTTTGGCCCCGACCAGGCTCGTTCCCTCGAGTTCGACAACACCGTCGCCGACAACGACGTGACGGCGTTTGGCCGCGATCAGGACGAACTGACGACGCTCGGTTCGTATCTCGGCCGTGGGGGACGCGGGTCCAGCGAGACAGCGGCAGAGACGGCCGGAGATCGGTGA
- the tmk gene encoding dTMP kinase: MLVTLEGLDGSGKTTIWEALRERYPDATFTREPTNSWYGDAVYRSIEDDDADPLAELFLYTADHADHLSRVIEPALERDDLVISDRYSDSRFAYQGATLAAADGHDLADPLEYVVDVHRPFSIQPDLTIYLDLEPETAATRAGTTNKFERADYLASVQDNYERLIDRDPDRFVRVDATQSPPDVLEAVTDTLATAVPDGR, from the coding sequence ATGCTCGTCACGCTCGAGGGACTGGACGGCAGCGGCAAGACGACGATCTGGGAGGCCTTACGCGAGCGCTATCCCGATGCCACGTTCACGCGGGAACCGACGAATTCGTGGTACGGCGACGCCGTCTATCGCTCGATCGAGGACGACGACGCGGACCCGTTGGCGGAACTCTTCCTCTACACCGCCGACCACGCCGATCACCTCTCGCGGGTGATCGAACCGGCCCTCGAGCGCGACGACCTCGTGATCTCCGATCGCTACTCCGACTCCCGGTTTGCCTACCAGGGTGCGACGCTCGCCGCGGCTGACGGGCACGACCTCGCGGACCCCCTCGAGTACGTCGTCGACGTCCACCGGCCGTTCTCGATCCAGCCCGACCTGACGATCTACCTCGACCTCGAGCCCGAGACCGCTGCGACCCGCGCGGGGACGACGAACAAGTTCGAGCGAGCCGACTACCTCGCGTCGGTCCAGGACAACTACGAACGGCTGATCGATCGTGATCCTGATCGGTTCGTCCGCGTCGACGCGACGCAGTCACCGCCGGACGTACTCGAGGCCGTGACCGACACACTGGCGACAGCAGTCCCGGACGGACGGTGA
- a CDS encoding potassium channel family protein codes for MRFVIIGAGRVGLRTARVLRDEDHEVTIVERDEPTLKRAREQDFAVVEGDGSRENVLEEAGIEAADAIGALSGNLNVNFTACMIGNHYGCRTVMRIDEAYREGIYRKYADQVDEIIYPERLGAIGAKNALLGGTIRAIADIAPYLQVVELTITADAPVNGYTISELHLPADATVLAFGKGETPLEIPTEDLSLEDGDRLVVLADFDVLSSVRQLLVGETASRAAANAGSGSSSAAELLETETDPDSETDSDTGGVN; via the coding sequence ATGCGGTTCGTGATTATCGGGGCCGGACGGGTCGGGCTGCGCACAGCACGCGTCTTGCGTGACGAGGACCACGAGGTGACGATCGTCGAACGCGACGAGCCAACGCTCAAACGGGCTCGTGAGCAGGACTTCGCTGTCGTCGAGGGCGATGGCTCCCGAGAGAACGTTCTCGAGGAGGCCGGCATCGAAGCGGCCGACGCCATCGGCGCGCTCTCGGGTAATCTCAACGTCAACTTCACCGCCTGCATGATCGGCAACCACTACGGCTGTCGGACGGTCATGCGGATCGACGAGGCCTACCGCGAGGGAATCTACCGCAAGTACGCCGATCAGGTCGACGAGATCATCTACCCCGAACGTCTCGGCGCGATCGGTGCGAAAAACGCCTTGCTCGGCGGGACGATCCGTGCCATCGCCGACATCGCCCCATACCTGCAGGTCGTCGAACTCACGATCACCGCCGATGCTCCCGTCAACGGCTACACGATCAGTGAACTGCATCTGCCAGCCGACGCGACCGTCCTCGCGTTCGGCAAGGGGGAAACCCCCCTCGAGATCCCGACCGAGGACCTCTCGCTCGAGGACGGCGACCGACTCGTCGTCCTCGCCGATTTCGACGTCCTGAGTTCGGTCCGCCAGCTCCTGGTCGGCGAAACCGCGAGTCGAGCGGCCGCCAACGCGGGCTCGGGCTCGAGTTCGGCCGCAGAACTGCTAGAAACCGAGACGGATCCCGACTCCGAGACGGATTCCGACACTGGAGGTGTCAACTAA
- a CDS encoding Lrp/AsnC family transcriptional regulator: MVHAFIMVKTAAGKSEGLLAEIAALESVSDAHIVAGNYDIIAEVDAPEVYDVLQTVSSKLQGLSGITDTKTYIAMG; encoded by the coding sequence ATGGTCCACGCCTTCATCATGGTCAAGACGGCCGCCGGAAAGTCCGAGGGGCTGCTCGCGGAGATCGCCGCCCTCGAGTCGGTCAGCGACGCGCACATCGTCGCGGGCAACTACGACATCATCGCGGAGGTCGACGCGCCGGAGGTCTACGACGTGCTCCAGACCGTCTCCTCGAAGCTACAGGGTCTCAGCGGTATCACCGACACGAAGACGTACATCGCGATGGGATAG
- a CDS encoding nucleoside deaminase, with protein sequence MATDESYVRQAIDLAESAVDHGNTPFGSLLVVDDAVVRTAENTTLTDDDIAAHPEFKLARWAASELEPAERESCTMYTSTEPCPMCASAIGYAGLGRVVYSVPVESLAKLREDGVIEIPCEEVVDRAGGSTTVTGPILESEGLSVHEDFFQ encoded by the coding sequence ATGGCCACCGACGAGTCCTACGTGCGGCAGGCGATCGACCTCGCGGAATCGGCGGTCGACCACGGCAACACGCCGTTCGGCTCCCTACTCGTCGTCGACGACGCGGTCGTCCGGACCGCGGAAAACACCACGCTGACCGACGACGACATCGCCGCGCATCCGGAGTTCAAACTGGCCCGATGGGCCGCGAGCGAACTCGAGCCGGCCGAACGCGAGTCGTGTACGATGTACACCAGCACCGAGCCGTGTCCGATGTGTGCGAGCGCGATCGGCTACGCGGGACTCGGCCGCGTCGTCTACAGTGTGCCCGTCGAGTCGCTCGCGAAACTGCGCGAGGACGGCGTGATCGAGATCCCCTGTGAGGAAGTGGTCGATCGAGCCGGCGGGTCGACGACTGTGACGGGACCGATCCTCGAGAGCGAGGGCCTCTCCGTCCACGAGGACTTCTTCCAATAA